Proteins from a genomic interval of Nerophis lumbriciformis linkage group LG01, RoL_Nlum_v2.1, whole genome shotgun sequence:
- the LOC133618779 gene encoding uncharacterized protein, giving the protein MEDDCVCDYDSTWDTESDGEDPAGDGQPRRSSQDKNKSGWTLVSWHHTPRNMRAAKDMQNYRRGYPNLADEECSEDKMNNLQFYLNKFPSSPDDVYIESFLKEWKNDYKKLERVHSYIQWLFPLREPGVNYMASELTKKEIEAFKSNEDAKKRLVESYELMLGFYGVRLVNKETGEVTRADNWKERFGNLERNMHNNLRITRILKSLGELGFEHYQAPLVRFFLEETLVKKNLTSVKRSVLDYFLFAILDKQKRQELVRYAYLHFEPKDKFVWCPRKIQKQFRKAEKRSEAFGIGEGKDDVYSRAKNKDGEKGVHLKEDKLDNAGKPQKESETSKDKIKQPESAPQVKEDKMSVGNGNLETNNNLGNSNESTDEVDEMDQSPTPDTVTVKTEPTADIDSKPTNHSQNTIQEPDNVMQTDGVVDTEEPLKKKREDGAMMQTNSISAGYVSTGQAERKAGSNTAQMNSPAQTPLKTLKHSPCLSSGREEKIPRTDFTQVPDQEDKVLQANRSSHENGDEQTTERKPEDVDMESNPSTVDPNMGNT; this is encoded by the exons ATGGAGGACGACTGTGTGTGTGATTACGACTCGACCTGGGACACAGAGAGTGATGGAGAGGACCCGGCCGGAGATGGCCAACCTCGTCGATCCAGTCAAGACAAAAATAAATCTGGTTGGACTTTAGTATCG TGGCATCACACGCCCAGAAACATGAGGGCAGCAAAGGACATGCAGAACTACAGAAGAGGATACCCT AATCTTGCAGATGAAGAGTGCTCAGAGGACAAAATGAACAATTTGCAGTTTTACCTCAATAAATTCCCCTCTTCACCTGATG ATGTCTACATTGAATCGTTCCTCAAAGAATGGAAGAATGACTACAAAAAGCTGGAGAGAGTTCACTCATACATTCAGTG GCTGTTTCCACTCCGAGAACCAGGGGTAAACTACATGGCTTCTGAACTCACAAAGAAGGAAATTGAG GCCTTTAAGAGTAATGAGGATGCAAAAAAGAGGCTAGTGGAGTCCTATGAACTCATGTTGGGCTTCTACGGCGTCCGCCTGGTTAACAAAGAGACGGGTGAAGTGACACGAGCAGACAACTGGAAAGAGCGCTTCGGGAACCTTGAGCG GAACATGCACAACAACCTGCGCATCACTCGCATCCTAAAGAGCCTGGGCGAGCTAGGATTTGAGCACTATCAGGCGCCGCTCGTTCGCTTCTTCCTCGAGGAGACTCTGGTCAAGAAAAACCTCACCAGTGTTAAACGCAGCGTACTTGACTACTTCCTGTTTGCGATTCTGGATAAACAAAAACGCCAGGAGTTGGTGCGCTACGCCTACCTTCACTTTGAACCAAAGGATAAATTTGTGTGGTGTCCCAGGAAGATTCAGAAGCAGTTTAGGAAGGCAGAGAAACGATCAGAAGCTTTTGGCATTGGAGAAGGAAAAGATGACGTCTATTCAAGGGCTAAAAACAAAGATGGAGAAAAGGGGGTGCACCTGAAAGAGGATAAACTGGACAATGCAGGAAAGCCACAGAAAGAATCTGAAACAAGTAAAGACAAAATCAAACAGCCTGAGTCAGCACCTCAGGTCAAGGAAGATAAAATGTCTGTTGGAAATGGGAATTTAGAGACCAACAATAATTTAGGGAACAGCAACGAGTCTACGGATGAAGTTGATGAAATGGATCAGTCGCCTACCCCTGACACTGTGACCGTCAAAACTGAGCCCACTGCGGATATTGACTCCAAACCCACGAACCACTCACAGAACACCATTCAGGAACCTGACAATGTTATGCAAACGGATGGAGTTGTGGACACAGAGGAGCCTCTAAAGAAGAAGAGAGAAGATGGTGCGATGATGcaaaccaacagcatctctgctgGATACGTGAGCACTGGCCAGGCAGAGAGGAAGGCTGGTAGTAACACAGCCCAAATGAACTCTCCTGCTCAAACACCTCTTAAGACTTTAAAACACTCACCCTGTCTGTCATCAGGCAGGGAGGAGAAGATTCCAAGGACTGACTTTACTCAAGTGCCAGATCAGGAGGACAAAGTGTTGCAGGCAAACAGGAGCAGCCATGAAAATGGTGATGAACAGACCACTGAGAGGAAGCCAGAAGATGTCGACATGGAGTCAAACCCCTCGACTGTAGACCCCAATATGGGTAACACATGA